In one window of Poriferisphaera corsica DNA:
- a CDS encoding PAS domain S-box protein encodes MTKSDDQNNLSQSVQHLQDQVSKLQKSLDTYRLQEQLIPNFADQFRSVLEYAPGVVYFCKNDPPHYTMIYLNEAVEALTGYDKSQFLDEGLTFGELIHGDDARRVKSVIQQSAQSREEYRLTYRIKHRNGSWRWVREVGQVVPDPDHDPPLYLKGAIWDVTAGKIHEEQLEARDTILDAVHFAVEQFLRMGAWESRLPEVLDRIGVATGVSYVFIFKNHEATKADIHYGVCPIDDPSKNYIVEVGDLLFTQIHEWQNVNIPPERVKPRCEAIPYDKAGFQRWHDLLIANQTIFANVKDLPESERGDLASKGIKSVVAVPIFAGGQWWGYIALDECSRERDWSEREVDLLRSVAGTLGAAIVRQSYEIKLRELNEQLERRVMQRTAELERITEQSEHQARTLSTIMSASPDHLWLFDPQTRLLQVSASILEDYGVQESYVLGKTPYEVGFTPDRMSQVIEKAKAMFASGQAQSGEVDMLTTKGERRFSYILTPLREENGYIYGGLAVSRDITERKIAEDRLRESEQRLQGILDNTPASIYLKDADGKYLFINRMFEQRYQRKITDVVGKTDSDIFRPQLANLYRTNDIEVMSNGKTIEFEEAAMINGEPRVNLSIKFPLYGSDNKVTGVCGISADITDRINAEQVWKLVRTAIDQIDEAVIITDARIDHPGPEIIYVNPSFEHMTGWAAADIVGQTPRVLQGVNTDRSVLNELRTALETGRPCTGETVNYRKDGKEYTVQWHITPVRDEKGEVANFVSIQRDVSEQKQAEELERRRRDELAHVARLSTMGEMASGLAHELNQPLAAISNYVFGCRKRVEMDNIDKDTLIEALANVGNQAQRAGEIIRRMRNFVRKRESQKNFVSVNEIVHDVLELCAAENRDNRITVRDNLDTGTPNIGVDAIQIEQVVLNLVRNAGEAMRETPAEDRQLTLSSRISPDDSTLVELAVSDSGIGATEEQIKQIFNPFFSTKSDGMGMGLTISQSIVENHGGKLWASPNTNTPGLTFFMTLPICEDPDEIDELGD; translated from the coding sequence ATGACAAAATCAGACGATCAGAACAACCTCAGCCAAAGTGTCCAACATTTGCAAGATCAGGTCTCAAAGCTTCAAAAAAGCCTCGATACCTACCGATTGCAAGAACAACTAATACCCAATTTTGCCGACCAATTCCGTTCTGTCCTCGAATACGCGCCCGGGGTTGTCTACTTCTGTAAAAACGACCCGCCGCACTACACCATGATCTACCTCAACGAGGCTGTTGAAGCACTTACCGGATACGACAAATCTCAATTCCTGGATGAGGGTCTAACCTTCGGCGAACTCATCCACGGCGACGATGCTAGACGTGTGAAAAGTGTTATCCAGCAATCCGCACAATCTAGAGAAGAATATCGCCTCACTTACCGCATTAAACACCGTAACGGTTCTTGGCGATGGGTACGTGAAGTCGGCCAAGTGGTCCCCGACCCCGATCACGACCCGCCACTCTATCTCAAAGGCGCCATCTGGGACGTCACCGCAGGCAAAATCCATGAGGAGCAACTCGAAGCCCGCGATACCATCCTGGATGCAGTTCATTTCGCCGTCGAACAATTCCTCCGCATGGGCGCATGGGAGTCTCGTCTCCCCGAAGTCCTTGATCGCATCGGTGTTGCCACCGGCGTTTCCTACGTCTTCATCTTCAAAAACCATGAAGCCACCAAAGCCGACATTCATTACGGTGTCTGCCCCATCGACGACCCCAGCAAAAACTACATAGTTGAAGTCGGCGACCTCCTCTTCACGCAAATTCACGAATGGCAAAACGTCAACATACCGCCTGAACGCGTCAAACCACGTTGTGAAGCCATACCCTACGATAAAGCTGGCTTCCAGCGTTGGCACGACCTGCTTATCGCCAATCAAACCATCTTTGCCAACGTCAAAGACTTGCCCGAATCAGAACGCGGAGATCTCGCATCAAAAGGTATTAAGTCCGTTGTCGCAGTTCCCATTTTTGCTGGCGGCCAATGGTGGGGTTACATCGCACTCGATGAATGTTCACGAGAGCGCGACTGGTCCGAACGTGAAGTCGATCTCCTCCGATCCGTCGCAGGCACACTCGGCGCTGCGATTGTACGCCAGTCCTACGAAATCAAACTACGTGAGCTCAACGAACAACTCGAACGCCGTGTCATGCAGCGTACCGCAGAACTCGAACGCATAACCGAGCAATCCGAGCACCAGGCCCGTACGCTCAGCACGATCATGAGCGCCTCGCCAGACCACCTTTGGCTATTTGATCCGCAAACACGTCTGCTACAGGTTTCTGCTTCTATCCTCGAAGACTACGGCGTCCAAGAGTCATACGTCCTTGGTAAAACGCCATACGAAGTCGGATTTACGCCTGATCGTATGAGCCAAGTGATTGAAAAAGCCAAAGCGATGTTTGCCAGTGGCCAAGCACAATCCGGCGAAGTCGACATGCTGACCACCAAAGGCGAGCGACGCTTCTCATACATCCTCACGCCTCTTCGAGAGGAAAACGGCTACATCTATGGCGGCCTCGCCGTCTCGCGTGATATCACCGAACGTAAAATCGCTGAAGATCGTCTCCGAGAATCCGAACAACGCCTCCAAGGCATTCTCGACAACACCCCAGCATCAATCTACCTTAAAGATGCTGACGGCAAATACCTCTTCATCAACCGCATGTTCGAGCAACGCTATCAGCGCAAAATCACCGATGTTGTTGGTAAAACCGATAGCGACATCTTCAGGCCACAACTTGCCAATCTCTACCGGACGAATGACATCGAAGTCATGAGCAATGGCAAAACGATCGAGTTTGAAGAAGCCGCGATGATTAACGGCGAGCCTCGCGTTAATCTCTCCATCAAATTCCCACTCTACGGTTCTGATAACAAAGTAACCGGCGTCTGCGGTATCTCTGCCGACATCACAGATCGCATCAACGCCGAGCAAGTCTGGAAACTCGTTCGTACCGCAATCGACCAGATTGACGAAGCCGTCATCATCACCGATGCCCGTATCGACCACCCCGGCCCAGAGATTATCTACGTTAACCCATCCTTCGAGCACATGACCGGCTGGGCCGCCGCCGACATCGTCGGTCAAACCCCTCGCGTGCTTCAAGGCGTAAACACTGACCGTTCTGTACTCAACGAACTCCGCACCGCTCTCGAAACAGGCCGTCCATGCACCGGCGAAACCGTTAACTACCGCAAAGATGGCAAAGAGTACACCGTCCAGTGGCACATCACCCCAGTTCGCGATGAAAAAGGTGAAGTCGCAAACTTCGTTTCAATCCAACGTGACGTTTCTGAACAAAAACAAGCTGAAGAGCTCGAACGCCGTCGCCGTGATGAGCTCGCGCATGTTGCCCGCCTCTCAACAATGGGCGAAATGGCCTCCGGCCTTGCACACGAACTCAACCAACCCCTCGCAGCTATCAGCAACTATGTTTTCGGCTGCCGCAAGCGCGTCGAAATGGACAACATCGACAAAGATACCCTCATCGAAGCCCTTGCCAATGTCGGCAACCAGGCGCAGCGAGCCGGGGAAATCATCCGACGCATGCGAAATTTCGTTCGTAAACGTGAATCCCAAAAGAATTTTGTTTCAGTGAACGAAATCGTCCACGACGTTCTCGAACTTTGTGCCGCCGAAAACCGTGATAACCGTATCACTGTTAGGGACAACCTTGATACGGGCACTCCAAATATAGGCGTCGATGCGATCCAAATTGAACAAGTTGTCCTCAATCTCGTCCGAAATGCCGGCGAAGCGATGAGGGAAACCCCCGCGGAGGATAGGCAATTGACGCTTTCCTCTCGCATCTCACCTGACGACTCAACTCTCGTTGAACTGGCCGTATCTGACTCAGGTATCGGAGCCACTGAAGAACAGATCAAACAAATTTTTAACCCTTTTTTCAGTACAAAATCCGATGGAATGGGTATGGGACTGACAATTAGCCAATCCATCGTAGAAAATCACGGCGGCAAACTCTGGGCTTCTCCCAATACCAATACACCCGGCCTCACCTTCTTCATGACGTTACCAATTTGTGAAGACCCAGATGAAATCGATGAACTAGGCGACTAA
- a CDS encoding MarR family winged helix-turn-helix transcriptional regulator: MTTQTVVPQDKTRTKLISAIAEQYPSANTELIETQLALMDFAHLTILGAESHFSQFGLSQGRFAIMVLLFLLSNEQWTPARIAQTVSSSRATVTGLLKNLQDQQMIERESNPSDGRSSFIKLSRKGRKLIAKILPTHFKQVDPLFDALTKKERIQLLKLLAKITPTIQNR; the protein is encoded by the coding sequence ATGACCACACAAACCGTTGTCCCGCAGGATAAAACACGTACTAAACTGATCTCTGCAATTGCGGAGCAGTACCCATCTGCTAATACCGAGTTGATTGAAACACAGCTAGCTTTGATGGATTTTGCTCATCTCACCATTCTTGGCGCAGAATCTCATTTTTCCCAATTTGGTTTATCGCAAGGTCGCTTTGCAATCATGGTGCTGCTCTTTCTACTCAGTAATGAACAATGGACGCCCGCACGTATTGCCCAAACCGTAAGTTCAAGCCGGGCTACCGTTACCGGCTTGTTGAAAAATCTACAAGATCAGCAAATGATTGAGCGTGAATCGAACCCCAGTGATGGCCGATCTTCATTCATAAAACTTTCGCGTAAAGGCAGAAAATTGATCGCAAAGATCCTTCCCACTCACTTCAAGCAAGTGGATCCATTGTTCGATGCTCTAACTAAAAAAGAAAGAATCCAGCTATTAAAACTGTTGGCCAAAATCACACCAACGATTCAGAATCGATAG
- a CDS encoding MFS transporter, whose protein sequence is MIFHFSLYGFLKNQRYFEPFLMLALLDKRLSFFWIGLLIGIREVATNVMEIPTGAFADTLGRRYAMIASHVAYIGAFICLGLFRQFGLLAAAMLMFSIGEAFRTGTHKAMIFSWLKANNKLDEKKHIYGYTRSWSKMGTAVGALIAAGLLLVTQRYDWVFYMSAVPMAFGIVNFLCYPSCVESPTTAQSKLLKQGECSHDEPMGGYEKISVGRVVRTLWNGIKKSWVDRKLRALLIEDVTFEAMFKATKDYLQPILQAAAVAVPVGALMGIQMTETQRTVVLVAVVYAVLSVMASIASRRSGKFSERFENDALATKAIWSLCLCSFAVVGMGVLMGWYFAIALGFVAVAVFQNLWRPLLISRISNYADDETMATVLSVESQGKTMLTAVMAPLLGLAVDWMMRQEMGNEAWQYGPIVVLGLGVCLWFRFAGKKEARKIVSQKEIAAWK, encoded by the coding sequence ATGATCTTTCATTTTTCTTTATATGGGTTTTTGAAAAATCAACGGTATTTTGAGCCGTTTTTGATGTTGGCGCTGTTGGATAAGAGGCTAAGCTTTTTCTGGATTGGTTTGTTGATCGGGATCCGGGAAGTGGCAACGAATGTGATGGAGATTCCGACGGGTGCGTTTGCGGATACGCTAGGGCGGCGGTACGCGATGATTGCTTCACATGTGGCTTATATCGGTGCGTTTATCTGTCTGGGGCTGTTTCGGCAGTTTGGGTTATTGGCAGCGGCGATGCTGATGTTCTCGATTGGGGAAGCATTCAGAACGGGAACGCACAAGGCGATGATCTTTTCGTGGTTGAAGGCTAATAACAAGTTAGACGAAAAGAAACACATCTATGGATATACGCGGTCGTGGTCGAAGATGGGGACGGCGGTAGGCGCGCTGATTGCGGCGGGGTTATTATTGGTGACGCAGCGATATGATTGGGTTTTTTACATGTCGGCGGTGCCGATGGCTTTTGGGATTGTGAACTTCTTGTGTTATCCGAGTTGCGTGGAGTCGCCGACGACAGCGCAATCGAAGTTGTTGAAGCAGGGGGAATGTTCACATGATGAGCCTATGGGTGGGTATGAGAAGATATCGGTGGGGCGCGTGGTGCGGACGCTTTGGAACGGGATTAAGAAGTCGTGGGTGGATCGGAAATTACGAGCGTTATTGATTGAGGATGTGACGTTTGAGGCGATGTTTAAGGCGACGAAGGATTACTTGCAGCCAATTTTGCAGGCGGCGGCGGTGGCAGTGCCGGTGGGGGCGCTAATGGGGATACAGATGACGGAGACGCAGCGGACAGTGGTACTGGTGGCGGTGGTGTATGCGGTGCTATCAGTGATGGCGAGTATAGCGTCGCGGCGATCGGGTAAATTTAGTGAGCGGTTTGAAAATGATGCTTTGGCGACGAAGGCGATCTGGAGTTTGTGTCTGTGTTCGTTTGCAGTGGTCGGGATGGGGGTGCTGATGGGGTGGTATTTTGCGATCGCGCTGGGGTTTGTGGCGGTGGCGGTTTTCCAGAATTTATGGCGGCCGCTGCTGATTTCACGGATCTCGAATTATGCGGATGACGAGACGATGGCGACGGTGCTATCGGTGGAATCACAGGGCAAAACAATGTTGACGGCAGTGATGGCGCCGCTGCTGGGTTTAGCGGTGGATTGGATGATGCGACAAGAGATGGGGAACGAGGCGTGGCAGTACGGGCCGATTGTAGTACTGGGGCTTGGGGTGTGTTTGTGGTTCAGATTTGCGGGGAAGAAGGAAGCGCGAAAAATTGTCTCGCAGAAAGAGATTGCGGCGTGGAAGTAA
- a CDS encoding class I SAM-dependent methyltransferase, which translates to MQEDSFRLAVTKGAADHYAMISDVGELVEDQGQAVIKGFDAVVDWDKNDERLIVRFLKMDKKMGGKLGSLQFDLTGIDVKSGHGRSLKQPIAKAVGIKRGDAWRPKVLDCTAGLGEDGFLLAAFGCEVTLIEQHPLVYAMLRDAINKAGQGDEGLAEIVGRMDLRPGNAITTMRELESDAYDVVYLDPMYPEKKRHVSARTKKSIWFLRQLLGHDEADSDNTVGLFEQAIAVANKRVVVKRPNHAPPLINEAHKKPEASHKGKSFRFDVYPRH; encoded by the coding sequence ATGCAGGAAGATAGTTTCAGATTGGCGGTTACCAAGGGGGCAGCAGATCACTATGCGATGATTAGTGATGTGGGGGAATTGGTTGAGGATCAAGGACAGGCGGTTATCAAGGGGTTTGATGCGGTGGTTGATTGGGATAAAAACGATGAGCGGCTGATCGTTCGGTTTTTAAAGATGGACAAGAAGATGGGGGGGAAACTGGGATCACTGCAATTTGATCTGACAGGCATTGATGTGAAGTCAGGGCATGGACGATCACTAAAGCAGCCGATCGCAAAAGCGGTGGGAATTAAACGGGGAGATGCGTGGCGACCCAAGGTTCTGGACTGCACAGCGGGGCTTGGGGAAGACGGATTCCTGCTGGCTGCATTTGGGTGTGAAGTGACCCTGATCGAACAACATCCACTCGTCTATGCAATGCTTAGAGATGCAATCAATAAAGCGGGTCAAGGGGACGAAGGATTGGCTGAGATTGTTGGGCGGATGGATCTGAGGCCCGGCAATGCGATCACTACAATGCGCGAATTAGAATCCGATGCATATGACGTGGTGTATCTTGATCCGATGTACCCCGAGAAGAAACGTCATGTATCAGCGCGAACAAAAAAATCGATCTGGTTTTTAAGGCAGTTACTGGGACACGATGAAGCGGATTCGGATAACACGGTTGGCCTTTTTGAACAAGCGATTGCGGTCGCAAATAAGCGGGTTGTGGTCAAACGACCAAACCATGCGCCACCACTGATCAATGAAGCGCATAAGAAACCGGAAGCAAGCCACAAGGGCAAGTCGTTCCGGTTTGATGTGTATCCGAGACATTAG
- a CDS encoding DoxX family protein yields MPVCNQSDLKRLQNDIGLLMLRLSLGILMLFHGISKISGGIDDIKLDLIDQGLPGVMAYGVHLGETVAPILIIVGFLIRPAAAILAFTMIMAVYLTDGLGGFALNEHGGIEIELNLLYMFGAFTLCFTGPGRLSLSQLFYRNKKSQVNTHEKELASSS; encoded by the coding sequence ATGCCTGTTTGTAATCAAAGCGATTTGAAGCGACTACAAAACGATATTGGACTGTTGATGCTACGCTTATCACTTGGCATCCTGATGCTCTTTCACGGTATTTCAAAAATTTCCGGAGGTATCGATGATATTAAACTCGATCTTATTGATCAAGGCCTTCCAGGTGTCATGGCCTATGGTGTGCACCTTGGTGAAACCGTTGCGCCTATTCTTATCATAGTTGGTTTTTTAATTCGACCAGCTGCCGCAATTTTAGCCTTCACGATGATCATGGCTGTCTATTTAACCGATGGGCTTGGAGGTTTCGCGTTGAATGAACATGGCGGCATTGAAATTGAACTCAATCTACTCTACATGTTCGGTGCTTTCACGCTTTGTTTTACAGGCCCAGGTCGTCTGAGCCTTTCCCAACTCTTCTATCGAAATAAAAAGAGTCAAGTAAATACGCACGAAAAAGAGTTGGCTTCTAGTTCGTAA
- the fixJ gene encoding response regulator FixJ, whose amino-acid sequence MNENPTVYVVDDDKAVRDSLKWLIESVGLQVKNYETAMDFLNECEGATAGALVVDVRLPGMSGLDLQDQLKKRGIRLPVIIITGHGDVPVAIRAMKAGALDFIEKPFSDQVLLDRIRDALEQDAERRESMMQRGEIETRLKRLTPRERQVMDLVVQGRLNKQIAAELDLSHKTIEVHRAHVMEKMNAGSLAELVRMAVAVEGAVKASPA is encoded by the coding sequence ATGAACGAGAACCCAACCGTATATGTTGTCGATGATGATAAGGCCGTTCGTGACTCACTAAAGTGGCTCATCGAATCCGTTGGCCTTCAGGTGAAAAACTACGAAACCGCTATGGATTTCCTTAATGAGTGTGAAGGAGCCACCGCAGGAGCTCTCGTAGTCGATGTCCGTCTGCCAGGCATGTCTGGACTCGACCTACAAGATCAGCTCAAAAAACGCGGGATACGCCTCCCCGTCATCATCATTACAGGTCACGGCGACGTCCCCGTCGCCATCCGAGCTATGAAAGCCGGCGCACTCGACTTCATCGAGAAACCTTTCTCCGATCAAGTCCTCCTCGATCGCATCCGTGATGCGCTCGAACAAGATGCCGAACGACGTGAATCCATGATGCAGCGAGGCGAAATTGAAACACGCCTCAAACGCCTCACTCCCCGCGAACGACAGGTCATGGACCTTGTCGTGCAAGGCCGCCTCAATAAACAAATCGCAGCCGAACTCGACCTTTCGCACAAAACCATCGAAGTCCACCGCGCACACGTCATGGAAAAAATGAACGCAGGCTCCCTCGCCGAGCTCGTACGCATGGCCGTCGCCGTCGAAGGCGCCGTCAAAGCTAGTCCCGCATGA
- a CDS encoding MBL fold metallo-hydrolase, producing MIPREPARNPNLGFLYIPPYRIQGISIAGEQSVVQIPELDLVFDIGLAPRTALTSNFCALTHGHMDHAAGIAYYYSQRYFQGMGAGTVVCPKAIEQAIHNVMGAWVDLEAQKTPYKVIGLAHEEEVEIKNNIFLKGFETQHTVPSLGYTVIEKRSKLRSDLVGLPQEQLLAMKEKGEEITQTLHIPLVCYTGDTMWGDHFDREDVLNAKILITECTFLEDDHKSRAGVGKHLHLDNVIELLEKAKSDAVVLVHTSRRTHIAQVKKTLNERIPREYQDKLFVLMDNRTNKQRYQKQLEEAED from the coding sequence ATGATCCCACGTGAACCGGCGCGTAATCCGAATTTAGGCTTTCTCTATATTCCCCCGTATCGCATTCAAGGCATCTCGATTGCTGGTGAGCAATCGGTGGTGCAGATCCCTGAGTTAGATTTGGTTTTTGATATTGGTTTGGCGCCGAGGACGGCGTTGACGAGTAACTTTTGTGCGCTAACGCATGGGCACATGGATCATGCGGCTGGGATTGCCTATTACTATTCGCAACGATACTTCCAGGGAATGGGGGCCGGGACGGTGGTCTGCCCGAAGGCGATTGAGCAGGCGATTCATAATGTGATGGGCGCTTGGGTGGATTTGGAAGCGCAGAAGACGCCATACAAGGTGATTGGCCTGGCTCACGAGGAAGAGGTTGAAATCAAAAACAATATCTTCCTGAAGGGATTTGAAACGCAGCATACGGTGCCTTCGCTTGGGTATACGGTGATTGAGAAGCGATCGAAGTTGCGTAGTGATTTGGTGGGCCTGCCACAGGAGCAGTTGCTTGCGATGAAGGAGAAGGGGGAAGAAATCACGCAGACATTGCATATCCCGTTGGTATGTTATACGGGTGACACGATGTGGGGTGATCATTTTGATCGTGAGGATGTACTGAACGCGAAGATCTTGATTACAGAATGTACGTTCTTGGAAGATGATCACAAATCAAGGGCGGGCGTCGGCAAGCATTTACATCTGGACAATGTGATTGAGCTGCTTGAAAAGGCAAAATCGGATGCGGTCGTGCTTGTGCATACTTCGCGACGAACGCACATTGCTCAAGTGAAGAAGACGCTGAATGAACGAATTCCGCGTGAGTATCAGGACAAGCTGTTTGTATTGATGGATAACCGGACGAACAAGCAGCGATATCAGAAGCAGTTGGAAGAGGCTGAAGATTAA